CGAGGCACACATGGTCAAGGCGATCGCCGGGGCAACGCTGTTGCTGGGGGTGTTGATCGGTTTGCTGGCGGCGGTACTCGGCAGCGTGTTTGCGCGTCAGGCATTGCAAGGGTTAGGAACGCCGGCGGATGTACTGGACGACGCAGTGGCGTATGCGCATGTGATGATGTGGATTCTGCCGTCGATGCTGGTGTTTGTGCTGTTCACGCAATTGCTGCGCGGAGTCAGCGACACCGTGTCGCCACTGTTGGCGCTGATCGTGTCGACCTCGGTCGGGCTGGCGCTGACCCCGGCGTTGATTCGTGGCTGGTTCGGTCTGCCGCAGTTGGGCATTCAGAGTGCCGCCTTCGCCGGTCTGGCCGGTAACCTGTCGGCCATGACGTGGCTGGCGTGGCGGCTGATTCGCAAGGACCATCCGCTGGCGCCGGACCGCGAGTTCTTCGCGGCACTGCGGCTGGACGCGGCGATTCTCGGCAAGGTGCTGCGCATCGGCCTGCCGACCGGGGTGCAGATGATTGTGTTGTCGCTGTCGGAGCTGGTGATTCTGGCGCTGGTCAACCAGCACGGCTCGCAGGCGACAGCGGCCTATGGCGCGGTGACGCAGATCGTCAACTACGTGCAGTTTCCGGCGCTGTCGATTGCCATCACCGCCTCGATCCTTGGCGCCCAGGCCATTGGTGCCGGGCAACTGCAACGCCTGGCAGCGATCCTGCGCACCGGGTTGTTGATCAACGTGTGCCTGACCGGCGGTTTGATTGTGCTCGGTTACCTGTTGTCGCACTGGTTGCTGGGACTGTTCCTGACCGAAGATTCGACCCGGGCGATGGCTGAGCACTTGCTGCACATCATGTTGTGGAGCCTGTTGGTGTTCGGCTTCCAGGCGATCATCGGCGGCATCATGCGCGCCAGCGGAACGGTGCTGGTGCCGGTGATTATTGCGATTGTCTGTGTGGTCGGCGTGCAGTTGCCGGCGGCTTACTGGCTGGACGGTCAGTACGGTTTGCAGGGCGTTTGGATGGCGTTCCCGGTGGCGTATCTGGGCATGCTGGTGTTGCAGACGCTGTATTACAAACTGGTCTGGCAGCATCAGAAGATCGAGCGGCTGGTCTGAGCCCGAGCCACACCGGCAGACAAATGACATGGCGCATTCGCCGGTTGTTTGCTTAAGTCAGTCGAGGCCTCGAAGGTTTGCCCCGTCCGGAGAATCCCATGCGTGCCCGATTCACCGCTGTGGCACTGTTTGCCTGCCTGTGCGTCACGAGCGCGGCGCAGGCCGCTGAATACAACCGCGTCAACACCACCGCCAGCCAGATCAGCTTTACCTACAACCAGATGGGCTCGCTGATGTACGGCACCTTCGGCAAGTTCGACGCGACACTGCAGTTCGACAGCGACAACCTCGCCGGCGCCCACACCACATTGCACATCGACCTGAACAGCATCGACGCCGGCAGCACTGACGCCAACACCGAACTGGTGAAACCGGCGTGGTTCGATACGCAGCGCTTTCCCGTGGCGGTGTTCGAGTCCAGCCGTTTTACCCGGGTCACGGGCAATCATTATCTGATCGCCGGCCAGCTCACCCTCAAGGGCATCACCCGCGAGGTGCAGGTGCCGGTCGAGCTGAAACCGGACAGTTCGATCGGCATTTTCGACGGTGAGCTGGTGCTCAAGCGTGACCAGTTCGGACTCGGGGCGGGGGAGTGGACGGACACTGTGGTGTCCAACGACATCGCGATCAAGTTCAAGGTAGTGGCGCCACAGCAGTGACGCCAGCCGCTCAGGTCAGTAGGCGCGCCAATGTCCCGGTGCCCAGCGCCACTCACGTCCATCCCAACGATAGTGACCGGCGACCCAGTGATAACCGGGCGCTGGCATGACCGGCACGACTTCCACCGGCGGTGGTGGCCGATGCGGCCGTACCGGTTCGACAATGCAGCCCGACAGGGTGATCGCGACCAGTGAGGCGGCGAGCAGGGTTTTCAGGTTTCGCGACATGGTGGTCTTCCCGGTAGATAAGTTGTTGTTGCCGAGCGGGTTCAACGGGCCCAGTGGCCTTCGACCCAGTACCAGTTAGGACCGCGCGCCTGCCAGTGGCCTGGTCGCCAGTGCGCGCCGTACCTCACCGGTTGCCAATGACCGGGCATCCACACGTAGCCGCGTCCTTCCCAGCGCCAATGGCCCTGATCCCAGACATAACCGGGGCGCGGGCCGGGCATCACTTCCATGCGCATCGGCGGCGGTGCCTGCTGAATGTAAACCGGGGGTTGTGCAAACACCGGGGTGCTGGCCAGCGCTGCCAGGGTCAGCGGCACCAGCAACAAGGCTTGCCGCCATTTGAACAGAGAACGCAAAACGTTCATGTGAACTCCTCAAGGCCTGCGTTAAAAAAGTGAACGCAGCTGAAGAATTGGACGCTAAATCGGCGAAAGATCCGAGCCTTGGCAGATGAAATTTTCTTCAGGTCAACCGTCAGCTTGCTTCGGTATTTCCTGCGACAGTGGCAGGCGTCGGGACACGGTATGATGTCGCGGTTTTCCGCCGGAGTTCAGTTGTCATGCCACGCATCACCCACTACAAATCCCCATGCCCCGAAAGCGTCAACAGCCAGATTCTGCAACTGGTGGTCGATTACCTCACCGACATCAGCGCGGTCGGTCTTGGCCCGAGCAATCTGCTGTACAACGTCTATCAGTACGCGGTCGGCTATGAGGTGCATCTGTATCTGGAGGCGCTGAATGGTGAGAAGGGCACCGAGGTGGAATTGCTGGTGGCGACGGCCGAGGACGACCCGGAGCGGGTCACCGGTTTCCTCTTGTACCTGCCGGTGCAAGGCGATTGGGAAGCGTGCAGCGTCGCCTACATGGCCGTGCGCGAAGGCTATCGGCGCCAGGGCGTGGCGCGGGCGATGATCGGCGAGATGGTCAGCCGTTATCCGCACGCCGAACTGACCTGCAGCGTCGGCAAGGTGCCGTACTTCGAGGCGCTGGGTTTCGAGGTGATCGGCGCGCGCGAAACCCAGGTGTTGATGAGCACCCGGCATTACCGCAGCAATGGCCTGCGCGGTTTCATCGACACCACACCGATCTATCGCTCGCTGGAAGTGCAGCAGATCCACACCTACCTGCTGCAGAAAAACGGCAAGCGCGCGATGCTCGATGCGGAAAAACAGCGCGACCGGCATCTGGATCAAACTACCCGTCACGTCGAAGAGTTTGTCCGTCAGCGCCTGACGCTGCACTGAGTCCTGAGTCCGGCGCAAAAAACGGACAAAAAAAGAGCCTCAAGGCTCTTTGATGGGGAGAAGTAGAGCCCATGAGGCTCAAGCTGCGCATGAAACAGGGAACAGGCTTGATTTGGGGTTCAGAACACCCGTTCCCTACGCAGTCGCTCAGGAGTGAAGCGCCTGCGTACCTTCATCATGGGAACGCGCGGGGGCCGACTCAAGTACCGCTAGTCGCACGGGCGGCGGCCCGTTCCACCATCGCGATGATGGTCGCGAACAACTCGTCCTTCGCTTGCCGGGCACTGATTTCAGCACTGGCGGCAGCATTCGACAACGCCTCGGCGGCACCGAGCATCGCGCGCAAACCGGCTTGGGTGATTTCCCCGCCAGCAGCCAGCGGTTGCAGCACACTGCGGCACTTTTCGAGGAAGATTGCCTCGTAGTCGCGCTTGATCTTTTCCAGCTCCGGCGTGCTGCCCAGCGCGGCAATCACTCCAGGAATCTCATTGCCCTGCAATAACACGCAATCGACGTACGCCGTGGCGATCACTGTCGCGGTGGCGGTCAGTGTCGGCGGACATTGGTCGATGGCAGCGTCCATCACCGCGGTCTGGCGCGTATCGAAGTCCCGGTAAAGCGCCGCGAGCAAGCCCGAGCGAGTGGTGAAGTGGTCGTAGACCACCGGTTTGGTCACCCCTGCCTTGTCCGCCAGATAACCCAGGGTCAGGGCATCGGTGCCCTCGGCCCGAATGATCTGCCAGGCGACGTCGAGCAACTGGCGGTTGCGATCTTCGCGCGACAGGCGACGTCGCGGCTGGGCAGGGGAATCGGCTTCGGTCATTTCTATGGTTGACATCGCTTATATACCAAACGTAACTTACTGTTCGTAACTTACCAAGAGTATATAGCCCTTGGTCAGCGCAAACTTACAGGAGAATGACCATGCACGCATTGATTGTTGTGGCGCATCACGAACCGCGTTCGCTGACCCACAGCGTGGCAACGCAGATTGCCGAGGGCCTGACAAGCGCCAACCCTGCCAATACCCGGGAAATCGCCGATCTGTACGCCGAGGGATTTCAGCCGGTGTTCGGCGCAGCGGATTTCGCCGTGCATCACCGTGAGGCGCAGCCGCCAGCCGACGTGCTGGCTGAACAGGCGCGGATTGATCGGGCCGACGCTCTGGTGCTGGTATTCCCGGTGTACTGGTGGTCGATGCCGGCGTTGCTCAAGGGTTGGATTGATCGGGTGTTCAGCAACGGCTGGGCGTTTGATTTCGCTGGCGACCTCAAGCATGTGAGGAAGCTGCAGCGCCTGCGCGTGCATCTGGTCGGGCTTGCGGGGGCCGATGAACGCGCCTACGAACGTCACGGTTATGGCCCGGCGATGAAGGCGCAGATCGAACACGGGATTTTCGATTACAGCGGGGCGACGGTAGTGAGTTCGACGCTGATGGTGGAGTCGGAGGTGCGTGATCCGCAGGAGCATCTGCAAACGGCGCGACATATCGGCGCCCAGATGTTCACCTGAGTCGCACCTCCTGTAGGAGCTGCCGAAGGCTGCGATCTTTTGATTTTTTTAAAGCAAGATCAAAGGATCGCAGCGTGCCGCAGCTCCTACAGGTCAGCGGGCGCCGGGCCAGCCGGCCTTGGCGAGGGCGGCGAGCAGAATTTCCTTATCCAGCCCAGGCACTGCATGCCCGTTGCCCGCAGTGCTCTCGCTGGCGAGCAGGGCGTTGATGATCGCTTCTTCGACCGCCTCGGTAGCCGCGAGGAACAGTTCGCTGATGTGGTCGTTGTTGACCATGCGCAAGCCGTCGCAGGTTGGCGCGCCTTTACCCTCGTAAGCGGCGGATGGCACCTGCTCGTTGCCGGTGGCGAAGGCAATGAAGATGTCGCCGCTGTGGTCTTCGTTACCGCCGCCGCTGCGCGCCAGACCGAGGCTGGCGCGCTGTGCCAGGCGCGTGCATTGATGCGGCAGCAGCGGCGCGTCGGTGGCCAGGCAGACCACGATCGAGCCCATGCCCGGATGCGG
The Pseudomonas fluorescens genome window above contains:
- a CDS encoding MATE family efflux transporter, producing MQTPSTIKPLWQTYLLFLAPMVLSNFLQSMSGTVNSIYIGQMLGTQALAAVSGMFPVIFFFIALVIGLGAGAGVLIGQAWGAREAHMVKAIAGATLLLGVLIGLLAAVLGSVFARQALQGLGTPADVLDDAVAYAHVMMWILPSMLVFVLFTQLLRGVSDTVSPLLALIVSTSVGLALTPALIRGWFGLPQLGIQSAAFAGLAGNLSAMTWLAWRLIRKDHPLAPDREFFAALRLDAAILGKVLRIGLPTGVQMIVLSLSELVILALVNQHGSQATAAYGAVTQIVNYVQFPALSIAITASILGAQAIGAGQLQRLAAILRTGLLINVCLTGGLIVLGYLLSHWLLGLFLTEDSTRAMAEHLLHIMLWSLLVFGFQAIIGGIMRASGTVLVPVIIAIVCVVGVQLPAAYWLDGQYGLQGVWMAFPVAYLGMLVLQTLYYKLVWQHQKIERLV
- a CDS encoding YceI family protein — protein: MRARFTAVALFACLCVTSAAQAAEYNRVNTTASQISFTYNQMGSLMYGTFGKFDATLQFDSDNLAGAHTTLHIDLNSIDAGSTDANTELVKPAWFDTQRFPVAVFESSRFTRVTGNHYLIAGQLTLKGITREVQVPVELKPDSSIGIFDGELVLKRDQFGLGAGEWTDTVVSNDIAIKFKVVAPQQ
- a CDS encoding YXWGXW repeat-containing protein, with protein sequence MSRNLKTLLAASLVAITLSGCIVEPVRPHRPPPPVEVVPVMPAPGYHWVAGHYRWDGREWRWAPGHWRAY
- a CDS encoding YXWGXW repeat-containing protein, encoding MNVLRSLFKWRQALLLVPLTLAALASTPVFAQPPVYIQQAPPPMRMEVMPGPRPGYVWDQGHWRWEGRGYVWMPGHWQPVRYGAHWRPGHWQARGPNWYWVEGHWAR
- a CDS encoding GNAT family N-acetyltransferase, which encodes MPRITHYKSPCPESVNSQILQLVVDYLTDISAVGLGPSNLLYNVYQYAVGYEVHLYLEALNGEKGTEVELLVATAEDDPERVTGFLLYLPVQGDWEACSVAYMAVREGYRRQGVARAMIGEMVSRYPHAELTCSVGKVPYFEALGFEVIGARETQVLMSTRHYRSNGLRGFIDTTPIYRSLEVQQIHTYLLQKNGKRAMLDAEKQRDRHLDQTTRHVEEFVRQRLTLH
- a CDS encoding TetR/AcrR family transcriptional regulator, with protein sequence MSTIEMTEADSPAQPRRRLSREDRNRQLLDVAWQIIRAEGTDALTLGYLADKAGVTKPVVYDHFTTRSGLLAALYRDFDTRQTAVMDAAIDQCPPTLTATATVIATAYVDCVLLQGNEIPGVIAALGSTPELEKIKRDYEAIFLEKCRSVLQPLAAGGEITQAGLRAMLGAAEALSNAAASAEISARQAKDELFATIIAMVERAAARATSGT
- a CDS encoding NAD(P)H-dependent oxidoreductase, whose translation is MHALIVVAHHEPRSLTHSVATQIAEGLTSANPANTREIADLYAEGFQPVFGAADFAVHHREAQPPADVLAEQARIDRADALVLVFPVYWWSMPALLKGWIDRVFSNGWAFDFAGDLKHVRKLQRLRVHLVGLAGADERAYERHGYGPAMKAQIEHGIFDYSGATVVSSTLMVESEVRDPQEHLQTARHIGAQMFT